The DNA sequence CATCCTCGACCGTCCCACGTGAACCCACGCAGACCGGAGGAGTTGCACTGGGCAAGGGGCCGGCCGACTTGGCTTTCTCCTTTTCTGCGAAGGTCGCGCAGCTTGTGCTCCTCATGGCAACTCAGAGCTGCCTCGCTTGGTTCCTGGGGCCGGCGGGGCGCGGCTCCTTCGCGGTTGGGATGCTTTTCCTGACCCTCCTGTACCTGTTCTTCCTTCTCGGGGCTGATGCTGCAGGCAGGTACTTCGTTGCCTCAAAGACCCTCAGCCTCTCAGAGGCCATTGTGCACACGTCCGTCCTCATAGCGGTCTCTTCCGTGCTGGCGATGGGGGCGGGTCTTCTGATCATGAGGCTGCCGCTGCCGTTCTTCGCCAAGGCAAGCCGGGAGACCTTCTACCTTTCGCTGCTCGGCGTTCCAGGCCAGGCGACTGCCGGTTGTTTCACACTGACACTCGCCGCTCTGCGGGACTTCAAATGGTTCGCGGTCGCACTGGCGGCGCAAGGCGCGTCACAACTCGTGCTGACACTCGTGTTCGTGGGCCTTCTCGCGTGGGGACCCGAGGGCGCCATGCTGGCGTTCGTGCTTTCCTCTGCATTCGCGGTTCTCTTGTCAGCAGGCATCTTCCGCCACAAGTATGGCCTCCGCTGGGTGAAGCTGGAGTTCGCCACCCTGTGGAGCATTCTGCACTACGGGATACGGTGCTACCTGGCCAGGATCAGCATCCAGATCAACGTGTCGGCAGGCACGCTGATCCTGGCTTTTTTCGCCACCGAGTCGGAGATCGGCCTGTTCGCCGTGGCTTCCGTGTCAACCACACGCATCCTGCTGCTGCCGGATACGCTCATCCAGGTGCTCATCCCCCGCGTCGCGCAGGACGCCACGGGTCGCCGGGTTCTAGTCGCCCAGTGTGCGCGAGTCGCGGGCGTGCTCTGCGGTGGGATACTGCTGCTCCTGGTCGTCTTCGCCAGGTCGGCGGTACGCATTCTGTTCGGACCGTCCTTCCTCGAGATCGTGCCGCTGATC is a window from the Verrucomicrobiota bacterium genome containing:
- a CDS encoding polysaccharide biosynthesis C-terminal domain-containing protein, with protein sequence MAFSFSAKVAQLVLLMATQSCLAWFLGPAGRGSFAVGMLFLTLLYLFFLLGADAAGRYFVASKTLSLSEAIVHTSVLIAVSSVLAMGAGLLIMRLPLPFFAKASRETFYLSLLGVPGQATAGCFTLTLAALRDFKWFAVALAAQGASQLVLTLVFVGLLAWGPEGAMLAFVLSSAFAVLLSAGIFRHKYGLRWVKLEFATLWSILHYGIRCYLARISIQINVSAGTLILAFFATESEIGLFAVASVSTTRILLLPDTLIQVLIPRVAQDATGRRVLVAQCARVAGVLCGGILLLLVVFARSAVRILFGPSFLEIVPLIYILAVGVFIRSSSAVLGPYMMGTNHPGVESAAVGAGTAVNLLLLWLLLPVLGLPAAAIGLAGNHLVTSSLLYIGFSRLSGLSFGEIWRFRRSDWEMLSTLLLSVARKVRTRLLG